From the Pirellulales bacterium genome, one window contains:
- a CDS encoding autotransporter-associated beta strand repeat-containing protein, translated as MKFAAWKLPLLTALTAVSALLFATLLQAADQAWTGGSTTDGNWSDNANWLGGAPPGDTSGGTSNTDIATFNALVGANLWGNSASNPVVIDSGSQNIGGINFDTASDSYFIGGSGGPGGNSLLVTNGGAIQILNTLTSTNAIETINAPIIIEGSSVYTFANNSANGTGAGAGTLIFGGGISSSLGGFLTLSGTNTNANTISGSISDGGGSLGINVTGTGNWVLSGSNSYTGLTTISAGTLTAANDTALGSSSTGTTAGLSFTPSSGTATVNFTSNAPAIGQLASSGAGTSSVILGNATAGTPTTLSIGGSGNSFLYAGGISDGTGTNAGAVGNIIKIGTGTFTFNGAATYKGTTAINGGPVLVGSLNSGSIGTLASPAGAMIVGIAGSSGSSTAGGNATSGTGGLTTKLTINTGASVFVTALSQNNEGSSSGVAVAGGVLNVSGLLRVASDNVNQPSGLFITNGGAVTANAVNIGRTNQSVTSVTTTGGSTTQGIDVNGGSLTVTTTITLTNGTGSASTPNMRIDSGTVTAGGAIIVTCNNTRYGLVDVTGGSLTTTDTATGIQIGGSFAATDGELLIRNTGTVTAGKITFGNATQTSGNDALELIGGTLYVGSGGIATGGFSGSTTTAFVDGLSTSTAAAPILGAIADWSSSMNITLANNSTSVAPIFQAADSSAVGHNITLSGVLSGTSGLTKTGAGTLTLSGANSYTGITTISNGILSTGATGTLSNGGSNGTVGKAANAAANLILDGGTLQYASTSGTAASTDRLFTLTQNGGGLDASGTSAVTFAGNGVGAANAVAMTGIGTRTFTLTGTNTGLNTFTPILSDGPSGSITSLKKTASGSWIVSNNNNFSGNLQVDNGNLTLSGSNSYVGATTLNGGKLIVSSTGFLTGNTAITANSGATFAPNPNATIMTIGSTGASLTLNAGSIFNMQDTGIGTVNINSTGGGSGTVLTFGGTNVSPSSLNFDVGGAGADQLIGNNGTVAFTGTKNNISLDSLGATAPGTLTSIPLISVPNGTLVLADFAINPAQLPLVFGASAYSPSLTLGSGGHTLLLNLTATSLSFYWKGGAGASWASANNFATDVSGATLRPSAPTLGSNVFLTANGAAFFSQTLDASYNINSLNFTGGSTSAATNSITLASGGGGTNTITLAATASFQDANSNTYAAGTGLVVQSGSAAHTISANVILGATQTWEIDNSVVNALNVSGIVSDGGGNFGITKTGTGALKLGNTNTYGGLTTVSAGSVIAANDSALGSSTAVTAGLLLNPSSGTASVSFTSASPAIASLASSGAGTSSVVLGNITLGAATNLTVGGNNASTSYGGSIGDGTGTNAGAIGSLTKTGSGTTTLSGTGTYTGSTTLSGGALAITSDAAIHNGSGGINFSGGALQFNNYASSALPAASFDNVSTLKLGAGVGAAASLSAVIADSSVLTFVGPGTLQLIGNNTYTGGTSINGGELNAGSVENQGTSGPFGASGNISFGGGALQYSAANQFDYSNRILSSTGPIAIDTNGQSVTFNNTLDASNTGGLTKLGAGSLTLANTNNYVGLTTVSAGSLNATNDAALGSSTAITSGLLLNPSSSVTATVNFTSTTPSIGSLASAAGASGTGSSQVVLGNATLGNPTTLTMGGSNNSTNFGGTISDGTGTNTAAVGNIIKLGLGTQTLSGANTYTGTTAVNGGPLTVNATGSIGSLVTPAGAMTVGAAGTPGGNTIGGSAIAGGSTARLNVSGSVTVASLALNNEGGTNLSVTNGTLTVNGNMGVNDDGNNNPGLSSLTGGIVNVNSVTVHRSNITTANNVGATPLLAGSGSTGLLVNGAALNIATTLSLGTGNNSAAASSANMQILGGSVTVGGTTTITISNGTGRWSILDIDGGSFTSNDTIGAGVRIGGGTTNPSSNGELLVRGGTATMNTVTFGDATQTSGRDNLELIGGTTYIGGGGIVNAATSATITANLGVSSATTAPVLGATGNWTSSSAVTLNLANNSTAVAPTFQAADSLNAPHNITINGPVTDNGSGTALVKTGGGKLTLNGSASYSGQTTINQGTVAFGSANNLSSSTVLLNGGNLGTTGHDQSFNQLNLQAASGQIDLGLGSFSIPSSPNGAVHFNGSAGLWAGGSVLTVDNWTPGLDHLFVGFDDSTGLDSTELADINFSGFGTGAKFIPGGNGEIEPVSTPAVVFTLAGDVNNDGHYDSADIVAEEAALINLAHYQTTNPYGITLNADEMDAVLDQNHDGLINNIDVQALINNLLNGQGSQAPVPEPSSLLLLGLALPAIWSAARRRKARSTKAA; from the coding sequence ATGAAGTTTGCTGCCTGGAAGCTACCCTTATTGACCGCACTAACCGCGGTTTCCGCGCTCCTTTTCGCCACCTTACTGCAAGCAGCCGATCAAGCTTGGACCGGCGGCTCAACCACCGACGGAAACTGGAGCGATAACGCCAACTGGCTCGGCGGCGCTCCTCCGGGCGATACTTCCGGCGGCACTTCCAACACCGACATCGCCACGTTCAACGCCCTGGTCGGGGCAAATCTGTGGGGAAATTCTGCCAGTAACCCGGTCGTGATTGACTCCGGCTCGCAGAATATCGGCGGAATCAATTTCGATACCGCCAGCGACAGCTACTTTATCGGCGGCTCGGGCGGCCCGGGGGGCAACTCGCTGCTCGTGACCAATGGCGGCGCAATTCAGATTCTGAATACCCTAACTAGCACCAATGCCATCGAAACCATTAACGCCCCGATCATTATTGAAGGATCGAGTGTTTACACCTTCGCCAACAACAGCGCCAATGGCACGGGCGCGGGCGCAGGCACGCTGATTTTTGGCGGCGGCATTAGCAGCAGTTTGGGTGGCTTCCTCACCCTCAGCGGTACCAATACCAACGCCAATACCATTAGCGGTTCCATCAGCGATGGCGGCGGCAGCCTGGGAATTAACGTCACCGGCACCGGCAATTGGGTTCTATCGGGAAGTAATTCTTATACCGGTTTAACTACGATCAGCGCTGGAACTCTAACTGCGGCAAACGATACCGCGCTGGGGTCCAGCAGCACCGGCACTACCGCTGGTCTGTCGTTCACTCCCTCCAGTGGAACGGCCACGGTCAATTTCACGTCGAACGCGCCTGCCATCGGTCAATTGGCTTCCAGCGGCGCGGGCACCAGCAGCGTGATTTTAGGAAATGCAACGGCCGGTACGCCGACTACGCTGTCAATCGGCGGCAGCGGGAATTCGTTCCTTTATGCCGGCGGAATTAGCGACGGCACGGGAACAAACGCCGGGGCAGTGGGTAATATCATCAAGATCGGTACAGGCACATTTACGTTCAATGGCGCTGCAACTTACAAAGGCACCACGGCCATTAACGGGGGACCGGTCCTTGTGGGGTCCTTGAATTCTGGTTCTATCGGTACGTTGGCGTCTCCCGCTGGAGCAATGATCGTGGGCATCGCCGGCAGCAGTGGCAGCAGCACGGCAGGAGGTAATGCAACGTCCGGCACAGGCGGCCTGACAACCAAACTAACGATTAACACCGGCGCTTCGGTGTTTGTAACCGCTTTATCCCAAAATAATGAAGGCTCCAGCAGCGGCGTAGCCGTGGCGGGCGGCGTTCTCAATGTCAGCGGCCTGTTGCGCGTGGCCAGCGATAACGTGAACCAGCCTAGCGGCCTGTTCATTACCAATGGCGGCGCCGTGACCGCCAACGCGGTGAACATTGGCCGCACCAATCAAAGCGTGACGTCCGTTACCACAACCGGAGGCTCAACCACCCAGGGCATCGATGTCAATGGCGGCTCGTTGACCGTGACTACAACCATTACCTTGACGAATGGGACCGGATCCGCTTCCACGCCGAACATGCGCATCGACAGTGGCACTGTCACCGCCGGCGGAGCAATCATCGTTACTTGTAATAACACCCGTTACGGTTTGGTGGATGTCACCGGTGGATCGTTGACCACCACCGACACGGCCACAGGCATTCAAATCGGCGGCAGCTTTGCGGCGACGGACGGAGAATTGTTGATTCGCAATACCGGCACGGTTACGGCCGGAAAAATCACGTTTGGCAATGCCACGCAAACCTCCGGCAACGATGCGCTGGAGCTGATTGGCGGCACGCTGTACGTTGGTTCCGGCGGCATTGCCACGGGAGGGTTCTCAGGCAGCACCACGACCGCATTTGTGGATGGTCTTTCCACATCGACCGCCGCCGCGCCCATTTTGGGCGCCATCGCCGATTGGTCGTCGTCGATGAATATTACGTTGGCCAACAATAGCACCAGTGTCGCGCCGATTTTCCAAGCGGCTGATTCGTCCGCCGTGGGACATAACATTACACTGAGCGGGGTTTTGTCGGGCACCAGCGGGCTGACGAAGACCGGCGCGGGAACGCTGACCCTGTCGGGAGCCAATTCCTACACGGGCATTACCACCATTAGCAATGGCATCCTGAGCACCGGCGCGACTGGCACGTTGTCCAACGGCGGATCGAACGGGACTGTCGGTAAGGCGGCAAACGCTGCGGCCAATCTCATTCTCGATGGCGGCACGCTGCAGTACGCCAGCACCAGCGGAACGGCGGCCAGCACCGATCGGTTGTTCACCCTGACCCAAAACGGCGGCGGGTTGGATGCTAGCGGAACCAGTGCCGTTACGTTTGCCGGCAATGGCGTCGGCGCGGCCAATGCAGTGGCCATGACGGGTATCGGTACTCGAACTTTTACACTGACGGGAACAAACACCGGCTTGAACACATTTACACCGATTCTGAGCGACGGCCCGAGCGGCTCGATTACTTCACTCAAGAAAACGGCCAGTGGCTCCTGGATTGTCAGCAATAACAATAATTTTAGCGGCAATTTGCAAGTGGATAACGGCAACCTGACCCTGAGCGGTTCGAACTCCTATGTGGGCGCCACCACCTTGAACGGCGGCAAATTGATTGTCTCGTCCACCGGGTTCTTGACGGGCAACACAGCCATTACGGCTAACAGCGGCGCCACCTTTGCGCCCAATCCCAATGCCACGATCATGACCATTGGCTCGACAGGCGCCAGCCTGACGCTGAATGCCGGCTCGATCTTTAATATGCAGGATACGGGAATTGGAACGGTCAACATCAACAGCACCGGCGGCGGCTCGGGCACCGTGTTAACCTTTGGCGGCACCAACGTTTCTCCCAGCAGCTTGAACTTTGACGTCGGCGGCGCGGGTGCGGATCAACTGATCGGCAATAACGGAACCGTTGCCTTTACTGGCACGAAAAACAACATCTCGTTGGACAGCCTAGGCGCGACGGCTCCCGGCACGCTGACGAGCATTCCCTTGATTTCCGTCCCCAACGGCACGCTGGTTCTGGCCGATTTTGCCATCAATCCTGCGCAATTGCCGCTGGTGTTTGGGGCGTCGGCGTACTCGCCCAGTCTGACGTTGGGCAGCGGCGGCCATACGTTGTTGTTGAATTTGACCGCCACTTCGCTGTCGTTCTACTGGAAAGGGGGCGCCGGGGCATCGTGGGCATCGGCGAATAATTTCGCCACCGATGTCAGCGGCGCAACACTGCGGCCTTCAGCTCCGACGTTGGGCAGCAATGTGTTTCTGACCGCCAATGGCGCCGCGTTTTTTTCGCAAACGCTGGACGCCAGTTACAACATTAACAGCCTCAACTTTACCGGAGGCAGCACCTCGGCGGCCACCAATTCCATTACCCTGGCCAGCGGCGGCGGCGGAACGAACACGATCACTTTGGCGGCCACAGCAAGTTTCCAGGACGCCAACAGCAACACGTACGCGGCCGGAACCGGCCTGGTGGTGCAATCGGGTTCGGCTGCCCATACGATTTCGGCCAACGTCATCTTAGGCGCCACCCAAACTTGGGAAATTGATAACTCGGTAGTCAATGCGCTGAATGTCAGCGGCATTGTGAGCGACGGCGGCGGCAATTTTGGCATTACCAAAACCGGCACAGGCGCTTTGAAGCTGGGCAATACCAACACGTACGGCGGATTGACCACGGTCAGCGCCGGCAGTGTGATTGCCGCCAACGACAGCGCTTTGGGCAGCTCGACCGCCGTAACGGCCGGCTTGTTGCTGAATCCCAGCAGCGGCACGGCCAGCGTCAGCTTTACTTCCGCCAGTCCAGCTATTGCCTCCTTGGCTTCCAGCGGCGCGGGCACAAGCAGCGTCGTGCTGGGCAACATTACCCTGGGAGCCGCCACCAATTTGACCGTCGGCGGCAACAACGCCTCCACCTCCTACGGCGGCAGCATTGGCGACGGAACTGGAACTAACGCCGGCGCCATCGGCAGCTTGACGAAGACCGGCAGTGGTACGACGACGCTCAGCGGCACGGGAACTTACACTGGTTCTACCACGCTGAGCGGCGGTGCGCTGGCGATTACCTCCGATGCGGCCATTCATAACGGCTCCGGCGGAATCAATTTCAGCGGCGGCGCCTTGCAGTTCAATAATTACGCCAGCAGCGCGCTGCCGGCGGCATCCTTTGATAACGTTTCTACGTTGAAATTAGGGGCGGGAGTCGGCGCGGCGGCCAGCCTAAGCGCCGTGATTGCCGACAGCTCGGTCCTCACCTTCGTGGGCCCGGGAACATTGCAACTGATCGGCAATAACACCTACACCGGCGGCACAAGCATCAACGGCGGCGAGCTGAATGCCGGCTCCGTGGAAAACCAAGGGACGAGCGGTCCGTTTGGCGCTAGCGGCAACATTTCCTTCGGCGGCGGTGCGTTGCAATACAGCGCCGCCAATCAGTTCGATTATTCCAACAGAATTCTTAGTAGCACCGGTCCCATTGCCATCGATACCAACGGGCAATCGGTCACGTTCAACAACACGCTGGATGCTTCCAACACCGGCGGGTTAACGAAGCTCGGCGCTGGCTCGTTGACGCTGGCCAACACGAATAATTACGTTGGCCTGACCACCGTTAGCGCCGGCTCCTTGAACGCAACCAACGATGCCGCCCTGGGCAGCTCAACAGCCATTACTTCCGGATTGTTGTTGAATCCCAGCAGCAGCGTGACGGCGACGGTGAACTTCACCAGTACGACTCCTTCGATTGGCTCGTTAGCTAGCGCGGCAGGCGCCAGCGGCACTGGCAGCAGCCAAGTGGTGTTAGGGAACGCCACTTTAGGAAATCCGACCACGCTGACGATGGGTGGCAGCAACAATTCCACGAACTTTGGCGGCACCATTAGCGACGGCACCGGCACAAACACCGCCGCGGTCGGCAATATTATCAAGCTAGGTTTAGGGACACAAACATTAAGCGGGGCTAACACCTACACCGGCACCACGGCCGTGAATGGCGGCCCCCTCACGGTGAACGCCACTGGATCGATTGGTTCCCTGGTCACACCCGCTGGTGCAATGACCGTAGGTGCGGCCGGCACTCCAGGCGGAAATACAATCGGCGGCAGCGCGATTGCTGGCGGTTCAACCGCCCGATTGAATGTAAGCGGTTCGGTCACGGTTGCCAGCCTGGCGTTGAACAACGAAGGCGGCACGAACCTGTCGGTAACCAACGGTACTCTTACCGTGAACGGGAATATGGGCGTCAATGACGACGGCAACAACAACCCCGGTTTATCGTCGTTGACCGGCGGCATAGTGAATGTCAACAGCGTGACCGTTCATCGCAGTAACATCACCACGGCCAACAATGTCGGCGCCACGCCGTTGCTAGCTGGTTCTGGCAGCACCGGCTTACTAGTTAACGGCGCCGCATTGAACATTGCGACGACGCTGAGCTTAGGCACCGGCAATAACAGCGCTGCCGCTTCCTCGGCGAATATGCAAATTCTTGGCGGCAGTGTCACCGTCGGTGGAACCACGACTATTACCATCTCCAACGGCACCGGCCGCTGGAGCATTTTGGATATCGATGGCGGGTCGTTCACCAGCAATGACACTATCGGAGCGGGCGTGCGGATTGGCGGCGGGACCACCAACCCCAGCAGCAACGGCGAACTTTTGGTTCGCGGTGGCACCGCAACCATGAATACCGTTACTTTCGGCGATGCCACTCAAACCTCTGGACGCGACAACTTGGAGTTGATCGGTGGCACCACTTACATCGGTGGGGGTGGCATCGTCAACGCCGCTACCAGTGCCACAATCACAGCGAACCTGGGTGTCTCCTCCGCTACCACCGCTCCCGTTTTGGGCGCAACGGGGAATTGGACATCGTCCTCCGCGGTGACTTTGAATTTAGCGAACAACAGCACGGCCGTGGCTCCCACTTTCCAAGCTGCCGATAGTTTAAACGCGCCGCACAACATCACCATTAACGGTCCCGTTACTGACAACGGCTCCGGAACAGCACTCGTCAAAACGGGCGGCGGCAAGCTCACCCTGAATGGTTCGGCATCGTACTCGGGCCAAACCACCATCAATCAAGGAACCGTGGCTTTTGGCTCGGCAAATAATTTGAGTTCTTCCACCGTCCTGCTTAACGGCGGGAACCTGGGAACAACCGGACATGACCAATCTTTCAATCAATTGAACTTGCAGGCTGCGAGCGGACAAATTGACTTGGGCTTGGGCAGTTTTAGCATCCCCAGCAGTCCCAACGGCGCGGTCCACTTCAACGGCAGCGCGGGTTTGTGGGCGGGGGGTTCCGTGTTGACCGTCGATAACTGGACGCCGGGGTTGGATCATCTGTTCGTTGGCTTCGATGACAGCACTGGGTTGGATAGCACTGAATTAGCCGACATCAACTTCTCCGGCTTCGGCACCGGCGCTAAATTCATTCCCGGCGGCAACGGCGAAATCGAGCCCGTCAGCACCCCAGCGGTTGTGTTCACGCTGGCTGGCGACGTGAACAACGATGGGCATTACGATTCCGCGGACATTGTGGCCGAGGAAGCGGCGCTGATTAACCTGGCGCATTACCAGACCACGAATCCTTACGGAATTACGTTGAACGCCGATGAAATGGACGCCGTGCTGGATCAAAACCACGACGGCCTGATCAACAACATCGACGTGCAAGCGCTCATCAATAATTTGCTCAATGGCCAAGGAAGCCAAGCACCGGTGCCGGAGCCCAGTTCACTGCTGCTCTTGGGCCTGGCATTGCCGGCGATTTGGAGCGCGGCCCGTCGCCGCAAAGCGCGTTCAACGAAAGCGGCGTAA
- a CDS encoding PQQ-dependent sugar dehydrogenase produces MSRISPASVLLPALAAAALLAAVFTISAPFAHAADEYNSQTNPVPIGEPIANVKTEVAFPNLNFRRPIFITYPPDGTNRMAVVSQYGEVLIFPNDPTVEDVHEMLSFKEKVVYHDNQNEEGFLGLAFHPNYKQNGQIYVYYTTTGAKHTGVLVRYHVSADDPNKADPNSAEEIFRSPTKPDWNHNGGTIIFGPDGYLYLCLGDGGAGFDPHGHGQDITTVLGKVLRLDVDHADGDKKYSIPKDNPFVDVPDAAGEIWALGLRNVWRMSFDRLTHKLWAGDVGQDTWEEVDIIERGHNYQWNQREGFHPLVAKPRSPQPGPPPEKTYGTLTEPIFDYNHSLGKCIVGGYVYRGKQVPELYGAYLFADYVTGRLYALWYDEKTGKTTSVQPIDPPPAPANPNGKGGFTVGANGLSVFSFGEDQAGEVYYTTVQGVIRHFRSAGSDTQAKEIPAK; encoded by the coding sequence ATGAGCCGCATCTCGCCTGCTTCTGTTTTGCTGCCTGCATTGGCTGCTGCCGCGCTACTTGCTGCTGTTTTCACTATATCCGCTCCGTTCGCCCATGCCGCGGACGAATACAACTCGCAAACCAATCCGGTGCCCATTGGCGAGCCAATCGCGAATGTGAAAACCGAAGTGGCCTTCCCGAATTTGAACTTCCGGCGCCCCATTTTTATAACCTATCCGCCCGACGGCACGAACCGAATGGCAGTTGTTTCGCAATACGGCGAGGTTCTCATCTTCCCGAACGACCCAACCGTGGAAGATGTCCACGAGATGCTGAGCTTCAAAGAAAAAGTTGTTTACCACGACAACCAGAATGAGGAGGGTTTCCTGGGCCTGGCTTTCCATCCCAATTACAAGCAAAACGGGCAAATTTACGTGTACTACACCACCACCGGGGCTAAGCACACCGGCGTGCTGGTGCGATACCACGTGTCGGCCGACGATCCGAATAAGGCCGACCCCAATAGCGCGGAGGAAATTTTCCGCTCCCCCACCAAGCCCGACTGGAACCACAACGGCGGGACAATTATTTTCGGCCCTGACGGCTACTTGTATTTGTGCCTGGGCGATGGCGGCGCAGGTTTCGATCCGCATGGCCATGGGCAGGATATTACCACGGTGCTGGGAAAAGTATTGCGATTGGACGTCGACCATGCCGATGGCGATAAAAAATACTCCATTCCCAAAGATAACCCGTTTGTCGATGTGCCCGATGCCGCCGGAGAAATTTGGGCTCTGGGCTTGCGCAACGTGTGGCGGATGTCGTTCGATCGGCTAACGCACAAGTTGTGGGCCGGCGACGTGGGGCAAGACACATGGGAGGAAGTGGATATTATCGAGCGCGGCCACAATTACCAATGGAACCAGCGCGAAGGCTTTCATCCGCTGGTGGCCAAGCCTCGTTCTCCGCAACCCGGCCCACCGCCGGAAAAAACGTACGGCACGCTCACCGAGCCCATCTTCGATTACAACCACAGCCTGGGAAAATGCATTGTCGGCGGCTACGTATATCGCGGCAAGCAAGTGCCGGAACTGTACGGTGCGTATTTATTTGCCGATTATGTGACCGGCCGGTTGTACGCCCTGTGGTACGATGAAAAGACCGGCAAAACGACCAGCGTGCAACCGATTGATCCGCCGCCAGCCCCAGCCAACCCCAATGGCAAAGGTGGATTTACAGTTGGCGCCAACGGCCTGAGCGTGTTCAGCTTCGGCGAAGATCAGGCCGGCGAAGTTTACTACACGACCGTGCAAGGCGTGATTCGCCACTTCCGTTCCGCCGGAAGCGACACTCAGGCAAAAGAAATCCCGGCGAAGTAA